Proteins encoded within one genomic window of Candidatus Nezhaarchaeota archaeon:
- a CDS encoding cytidylyltransferase family protein, with protein sequence MSSQWSDEERLLRYFNYVEKIIRGMKLRVPQQLKAQVEMVVDNAKRYYYDAKHYMSLGDYPTSYVCIAYCEGLLDTLKFLNFIEVIEEGRVVAEKRKRVMVAGVFDIIHPGHIYLISKAAELGDVVVVVARDSTVERLKGRRPVVPEDQRLEVVKNIKGVSEAVLGNEGEDMLKIVEELKPDVILLGPDQNFDEEKLRKDLELRGLKVEVLRLREIYEPYKLCSTSKIIKEILVREDLRKLINY encoded by the coding sequence ATGTCCTCCCAGTGGTCCGATGAGGAGAGACTCTTAAGATATTTTAACTACGTGGAGAAGATCATTAGAGGGATGAAGTTAAGAGTTCCTCAGCAGTTAAAAGCTCAAGTTGAGATGGTGGTGGATAATGCAAAGCGCTATTACTATGATGCAAAACATTACATGAGCCTGGGAGACTACCCTACGAGCTACGTTTGTATTGCTTATTGTGAAGGCCTATTAGATACCCTCAAATTCCTTAATTTTATAGAAGTTATAGAAGAGGGGAGGGTCGTGGCAGAAAAGAGGAAGAGAGTCATGGTCGCTGGCGTCTTCGATATAATACACCCTGGCCATATATACTTGATATCGAAGGCAGCAGAGCTTGGTGACGTAGTTGTAGTAGTTGCTCGCGATTCAACTGTTGAGCGACTAAAGGGCAGGAGACCAGTAGTACCAGAGGATCAGAGACTTGAAGTCGTTAAGAACATTAAGGGTGTAAGTGAGGCGGTACTTGGGAACGAAGGGGAGGACATGCTTAAGATAGTGGAGGAGTTGAAGCCTGACGTCATACTTCTAGGCCCCGATCAAAACTTTGACGAAGAGAAGCTTAGAAAAGATCTGGAACTTAGAGGTCTCAAAGTAGAGGTCCTAAGACTTAGGGAGATCTACGAACCTTACAAGCTTTGCAGTACATCAAAGATAATAAAGGAGATACTAGTTAGAGAAGATTTAAGGAAGCTCATCAATTACTAA
- a CDS encoding NAD-dependent epimerase/dehydratase family protein translates to MRVLVTGGCGFIGSHIAEELCKRGFEVYVIDNLSLGIEENVHGLDVKLIVGSSGDVICLGKRFDAIFHNGIPSSSPMYKRDPHLVSKVLSDMISILEYSKKNKSKVVLASTSSIYNGNPIPWREDMPIFATDYYAEARYYCERLCKLYSDLYGVECVVLRYFSVYGEREEHKGSYANVLTQMMWCGLRGEGFVIYGDGSQTRDLIYVKDVVEANIKALEYGDSKFEVFNVGSGKAYSFNDMLNILKKHGLKVKATYVENPIKNYVYHTLADTKKAEELLKFKARWSIEEVVPKLIDYYRDVMIMRR, encoded by the coding sequence ATGAGGGTTCTCGTTACTGGTGGATGTGGTTTCATAGGAAGTCATATAGCTGAGGAGCTTTGTAAAAGAGGTTTTGAGGTCTACGTTATAGATAACTTATCTCTAGGCATAGAGGAGAACGTACACGGTTTAGACGTCAAGTTAATAGTAGGTAGCTCAGGCGACGTCATATGCTTAGGTAAGAGGTTCGATGCAATATTTCATAATGGAATCCCGTCTTCATCGCCCATGTACAAGAGAGATCCTCACCTTGTTTCAAAAGTCCTGAGCGATATGATATCCATATTGGAGTACTCAAAGAAGAATAAATCAAAGGTAGTGTTAGCTTCCACAAGCTCTATTTACAATGGAAATCCCATTCCTTGGCGTGAAGACATGCCAATATTTGCGACAGACTACTACGCCGAAGCTCGATATTACTGCGAGAGATTATGCAAGCTATACTCGGATCTTTATGGAGTAGAATGCGTTGTTTTAAGGTACTTCAGCGTTTACGGTGAGAGAGAGGAGCATAAGGGCAGCTACGCCAACGTATTAACACAAATGATGTGGTGTGGATTGAGGGGCGAGGGGTTTGTCATATACGGTGATGGAAGTCAAACCAGAGACTTGATATACGTCAAGGACGTCGTAGAAGCCAACATCAAAGCTCTCGAGTATGGAGATAGCAAATTCGAAGTGTTCAACGTCGGGTCAGGTAAAGCTTACTCATTCAATGACATGCTCAATATCTTGAAGAAGCATGGTCTGAAAGTTAAGGCAACTTATGTTGAGAATCCGATAAAGAACTACGTGTATCACACACTTGCTGACACCAAGAAGGCTGAGGAACTACTCAAGTTTAAAGCTAGGTGGAGTATTGAGGAGGTAGTCCCTAAACTCATAGATTACTACAGGGACGTAATGATTATGAGGAGATAA
- a CDS encoding LLM class flavin-dependent oxidoreductase — MKFGVIISNAQRNLLDRLKILEDIALESEKLGYDSFFITDHYMLPWSDETLEPWIYLSYLSAKTSRIKLGTAVTPIPFRQPGMLAKMVSTLDVLSSGRVILGVGLGWYIPEFEAYSTWDPNNVRFEKTVEALNLIIKLWVEEKVNFEGKYYKAKEAVLLPKPIQKPHPPLWFGGTGKKMRRLAAEIGNGLICIGPRWLPTHITSEEYGKMVEEVKKIRESLNKTGDFTFACIITPPEDMKEFIKEVEEYKRAGMNYLIIGIVRVREGLNLIKRVHDEVISTIT; from the coding sequence TTGAAGTTTGGAGTCATCATTTCGAACGCGCAGAGGAATTTGCTTGACAGACTTAAAATCCTTGAGGACATAGCTCTGGAATCTGAAAAGCTTGGCTACGACTCTTTCTTCATTACAGATCACTACATGCTCCCATGGAGTGATGAGACTCTAGAACCTTGGATTTATCTGTCTTACCTTTCAGCCAAAACTTCTAGAATTAAGCTTGGAACAGCTGTTACGCCGATACCCTTTAGACAACCAGGTATGCTTGCGAAAATGGTTTCAACATTGGATGTGCTATCAAGTGGAAGAGTTATTTTAGGTGTTGGCTTAGGATGGTACATCCCCGAGTTCGAAGCTTACAGCACTTGGGATCCTAATAATGTGAGGTTTGAGAAGACTGTGGAGGCCCTAAACCTCATTATTAAGCTTTGGGTTGAAGAGAAGGTGAACTTTGAGGGAAAGTACTACAAGGCTAAGGAGGCAGTCCTATTACCTAAACCGATACAGAAACCACACCCGCCTCTATGGTTTGGAGGAACCGGTAAGAAGATGCGCAGGCTAGCAGCTGAAATAGGTAATGGACTTATCTGCATAGGTCCAAGATGGCTCCCAACACACATAACTAGTGAAGAATATGGTAAGATGGTTGAGGAAGTTAAGAAAATCAGAGAATCTCTAAACAAGACAGGGGACTTCACATTCGCTTGCATCATAACTCCTCCAGAAGACATGAAGGAATTCATAAAGGAGGTTGAGGAGTACAAAAGGGCGGGGATGAATTACCTGATCATAGGAATAGTGAGGGTTAGAGAAGGATTGAATCTTATTAAGAGGGTTCATGATGAAGTGATTTCAACCATTACGTGA
- a CDS encoding SDR family oxidoreductase, translating into MSKVLVTGGAGFIGSHLVDKLLQEGYEVVVLDNLSTGSLENIRAHMGKQNFQFIRGDVGVRDVVRRALRDVKYVFHLAAIASIDLSMRRPDLVNRVNVTGTVNLLEESRRADIEKFLFTSSCAVYGEPVKIPVDEEHPTRPLSPYGASKLAAEHYCMVYHRVYGLEAIVLRLFNVYGPRQERSPYGGVISSFINRLKKGLPPIIFGDGTQTRDFINVNDVVEALMLAMRAKGCAGMVFNIGSGNEVSIREIAERLTRIFGLKVRPIFARQRAGDIKRMCADIRRAKEVLGFEAKISLDEGLKTCVST; encoded by the coding sequence ATGTCCAAGGTGCTGGTGACTGGTGGAGCTGGATTTATTGGAAGTCACCTAGTGGATAAGCTTCTCCAAGAAGGTTACGAAGTTGTCGTGTTGGACAATCTCTCTACTGGTTCTCTCGAGAACATAAGAGCTCACATGGGAAAGCAGAACTTCCAGTTCATTAGAGGAGATGTGGGAGTTAGAGATGTTGTTAGAAGAGCGCTTAGAGATGTGAAATACGTCTTCCATTTAGCAGCTATAGCTAGCATTGATCTTTCCATGAGAAGGCCCGACCTGGTTAATAGGGTCAACGTGACTGGCACGGTTAACTTGCTTGAAGAGAGCCGTAGGGCTGATATCGAGAAGTTTCTGTTCACGTCTTCTTGCGCAGTTTATGGAGAACCAGTGAAGATACCTGTTGATGAGGAACATCCAACTAGACCGCTATCGCCTTATGGTGCAAGCAAGCTTGCAGCTGAGCACTATTGCATGGTATATCATAGAGTCTATGGGCTGGAAGCCATAGTGTTAAGGCTCTTTAACGTTTATGGACCTAGACAAGAAAGAAGTCCCTATGGTGGAGTTATAAGTAGCTTCATTAATAGGTTGAAGAAGGGTCTTCCACCAATAATCTTTGGTGATGGAACTCAGACCAGGGATTTCATAAACGTGAACGATGTCGTGGAAGCATTAATGCTTGCAATGAGAGCTAAGGGTTGTGCTGGGATGGTATTCAACATAGGCTCGGGGAATGAAGTGAGCATAAGAGAGATTGCCGAAAGGTTAACGAGAATCTTTGGATTGAAAGTGAGACCTATATTTGCTAGACAGAGGGCTGGCGACATCAAGCGTATGTGTGCCGATATTAGAAGGGCCAAAGAGGTGCTAGGATTTGAGGCAAAAATCTCACTAGATGAAGGGCTGAAAACCTGTGTTAGTACTTAA
- a CDS encoding 3-hydroxyacyl-CoA dehydrogenase: MSERIEKVAVIGAGVMGHGIAQVLATSGYQVALVDISQDILQKAIEKIKWSLSKFVEKKRLRPEDLNNALARIKPTTSYEEATKDIDLAIECVPENMALKKKIFAELDRLSPSHAILTSNTSTLSITEMAKATKRPDKVAGLHFFNPPQMMLLVEVIKGQFTSDEVINVLVDLCKKIGKTPIVVKKDVRGFVVNRVLGAVFLEAFWTLARKEASIEAIDASVKYEGGFPMGWFELADFVGLDIVAATGQVMYEAYGERFKPCPEVIEPLITSGKLGQKTGVGFYDWSKGRPRIPFNLAGEYDVDRSWAVAVNEAAWLVYDDVATPADIDTGMKLGTGWPSGPCEYADRVGIDFMLNKLRALYEKYKMELYRPCPLLEDYVSKGWLGKKSKRGFYTYT, translated from the coding sequence TTGTCTGAAAGAATAGAGAAGGTAGCAGTTATTGGAGCTGGAGTTATGGGACATGGGATAGCACAAGTCTTAGCTACTAGTGGCTATCAAGTGGCTTTAGTCGACATAAGCCAAGACATTCTTCAGAAAGCCATAGAGAAGATTAAGTGGAGTTTGAGCAAGTTTGTAGAGAAGAAGCGTCTTAGGCCCGAAGATTTAAACAATGCATTAGCGAGGATAAAGCCGACAACAAGTTACGAGGAAGCAACTAAGGATATAGACCTAGCCATTGAGTGCGTTCCCGAGAACATGGCCCTCAAGAAGAAGATATTTGCAGAGCTAGATAGGCTATCCCCATCGCATGCAATCCTGACGTCAAATACATCTACTCTCAGCATAACTGAAATGGCAAAAGCCACAAAGAGACCAGATAAGGTAGCTGGACTACACTTCTTCAATCCACCACAGATGATGTTACTGGTGGAGGTAATTAAAGGGCAGTTTACAAGCGATGAAGTGATAAACGTGCTCGTGGACTTATGCAAGAAGATAGGGAAGACGCCGATAGTCGTGAAGAAAGATGTACGAGGCTTTGTAGTGAACAGAGTTTTAGGTGCTGTATTCCTTGAAGCTTTCTGGACTCTAGCTCGCAAGGAAGCGTCCATAGAGGCCATAGATGCTTCAGTGAAGTATGAAGGAGGCTTTCCAATGGGCTGGTTTGAGCTTGCTGACTTTGTGGGACTGGACATAGTTGCTGCAACTGGACAAGTAATGTACGAAGCGTATGGCGAGCGCTTTAAGCCATGCCCCGAGGTTATTGAGCCTTTAATAACCTCAGGAAAATTAGGTCAAAAGACCGGTGTTGGCTTCTACGACTGGTCTAAAGGAAGGCCAAGGATACCCTTTAACTTAGCAGGAGAATATGATGTGGATAGATCTTGGGCTGTTGCCGTGAATGAAGCTGCATGGCTTGTGTACGACGATGTAGCCACGCCAGCTGACATAGACACTGGAATGAAGCTTGGCACAGGTTGGCCATCCGGTCCGTGCGAGTATGCGGATAGAGTTGGCATAGATTTTATGCTCAATAAGCTGAGGGCCCTCTATGAGAAGTACAAGATGGAGCTCTACAGACCTTGTCCATTACTAGAGGATTACGTTAGTAAAGGTTGGCTTGGTAAGAAGAGTAAGAGAGGTTTCTACACTTATACGTAA
- a CDS encoding acyl-CoA dehydrogenase family protein: MPNFQLTEEQLEIKRAVREFCEKEFKPELALELDRKEEYPLELYRKAAQLGFTTIHFPQEYGGQGYGTLELCLVVEEMCRADPSLGVAISSGVFGSDLILEYGTQEQKEKYLPKICKGEYISAAAFTEPNHGSDITKLDTVATKYGNEWWINGTKTFITNAPIADFIIVLAQTDTRVRPTYRGQTLFVIDKGTPGLEVTKLSNKMGIRCSVTGEVKLDNVKVTDWHIVGQLNRGFYHTIEFLDASRVAVAAQAVGMAQGAWEIAFKYAKQRVTFGVPIIQHQLIGCGLAEMATKIEAARLLTYKAAWLVDQYREQAKKTGERKMDPTVPMLTSMAKLYASRVAVEATDLAIQVLGGYGYMADYRVERYHRDAKITEIYEGTSEIQKLTILQYLLRLY; the protein is encoded by the coding sequence ATGCCGAACTTTCAATTAACTGAGGAACAACTTGAGATAAAGAGGGCTGTTAGAGAGTTTTGTGAGAAGGAGTTCAAGCCTGAGCTTGCGTTAGAGCTTGACCGTAAAGAAGAGTATCCTTTAGAGCTTTACAGGAAGGCGGCCCAATTAGGCTTTACAACAATTCACTTTCCACAAGAATACGGCGGGCAGGGTTATGGCACTCTAGAGTTGTGTCTTGTAGTGGAAGAAATGTGTAGAGCAGATCCTTCGCTTGGAGTAGCGATATCGTCTGGAGTCTTTGGTAGCGACCTGATACTAGAGTATGGTACTCAAGAACAGAAAGAGAAGTACTTGCCCAAGATATGTAAGGGTGAATACATATCTGCAGCTGCCTTTACTGAGCCAAATCATGGAAGTGACATAACTAAGTTAGATACCGTAGCCACAAAGTATGGAAATGAATGGTGGATCAATGGAACAAAAACCTTCATTACCAACGCTCCGATAGCAGACTTCATCATAGTTTTAGCACAAACGGACACGAGAGTTAGACCGACATACCGAGGTCAGACTCTTTTCGTTATCGACAAGGGCACTCCTGGACTTGAGGTAACCAAGCTCAGCAACAAGATGGGAATAAGGTGCTCCGTAACGGGTGAGGTTAAGCTTGACAATGTCAAGGTCACAGACTGGCACATCGTCGGTCAACTAAATAGAGGCTTCTATCACACTATAGAGTTTCTTGATGCATCTCGCGTTGCAGTTGCCGCCCAAGCTGTAGGCATGGCTCAAGGCGCGTGGGAGATAGCTTTCAAATATGCGAAACAGCGAGTGACCTTCGGAGTACCCATAATACAACATCAGCTCATAGGTTGTGGTTTAGCTGAGATGGCTACGAAGATCGAGGCTGCTAGGCTTCTAACGTACAAAGCTGCTTGGCTTGTGGATCAGTACCGTGAGCAAGCCAAGAAGACAGGTGAGAGGAAGATGGATCCGACAGTTCCCATGTTGACATCAATGGCAAAACTCTATGCAAGCCGCGTTGCTGTAGAGGCTACTGACCTTGCGATCCAAGTGCTAGGCGGGTATGGTTACATGGCTGACTATCGCGTCGAAAGATATCATAGAGATGCAAAGATCACCGAAATATACGAAGGTACGAGCGAAATACAAAAACTTACAATACTACAGTACCTCTTACGACTGTATTAA
- a CDS encoding enoyl-CoA hydratase-related protein produces the protein MSKAYETLKIERVDNILIITLNRPHRLNAFNDVMMEELYDALVSAERDPSIRCVIITGEGDRAFSAGADITAFPKATPVTAEEFSRLGQEVFGFIERMSKPVIAAINGFALGGGLELAAACDFRIAAEHAELGQPEINLGLIPGWGGTQRLVRLVGIAKAKELIMLGGRISAEEALKIGLVHKVVHYDDLREEALKLARRLCELPPIALRYAKLAINFGSQAPLEAGLRIESAFMGLTFSTEDLKEGVEAFMARRKPEFKGR, from the coding sequence ATGAGTAAGGCGTATGAAACATTAAAGATAGAGAGAGTAGACAACATCCTGATAATAACTCTCAATCGTCCTCATAGGCTCAATGCCTTTAACGACGTCATGATGGAGGAACTTTACGATGCCCTAGTAAGTGCTGAAAGAGATCCTTCAATAAGATGCGTCATAATTACTGGAGAGGGAGATAGGGCCTTTAGTGCTGGTGCCGACATAACAGCTTTTCCAAAGGCTACACCCGTCACGGCTGAGGAGTTCTCAAGATTAGGTCAGGAAGTCTTCGGCTTTATCGAAAGGATGTCCAAGCCAGTGATAGCAGCTATAAATGGCTTTGCGCTAGGAGGTGGTCTTGAGTTAGCAGCAGCATGCGACTTTAGAATTGCAGCAGAGCACGCTGAACTTGGACAACCAGAAATAAACTTAGGCCTAATACCCGGTTGGGGCGGCACTCAAAGGCTTGTAAGACTCGTAGGTATAGCTAAGGCTAAGGAACTAATTATGTTAGGAGGAAGGATTAGCGCCGAAGAAGCTCTAAAGATAGGTTTAGTTCATAAGGTTGTGCACTACGATGACTTAAGAGAAGAAGCCTTAAAACTAGCTCGAAGACTCTGCGAGCTTCCACCAATAGCGTTAAGGTACGCTAAGTTAGCGATAAACTTTGGATCTCAAGCACCACTAGAGGCCGGTCTACGCATTGAATCTGCTTTCATGGGTCTAACGTTCTCAACAGAGGATCTTAAGGAAGGTGTAGAAGCCTTCATGGCCCGAAGGAAGCCAGAGTTCAAAGGGAGATAA
- a CDS encoding thiolase domain-containing protein, whose translation MRKVAIIGAGCSKFGERNDVTVAELAFEAFKPAVEDAGITPKDIEFVSVGTAGAGAWYEENLPAVIISEYCGLSGAGLIRCEAACASGSAAFASAYWAIASGQVDVAVAIGVEKMRQIDTLTMVEFIGRSGYYLWEFHNFGLTFPGYYAMHATAHMAKYGTTEEDLALVAVKNHKYASMNPIAHLRNRITVEEALSSPVIAWPLKLYDCCPITDGAATVILASEEAVKKFKVEDPVWVIGLGSACGTANLSKRKDFVGLESTVIAAQQAYKMAGITPNMVDVACVHDCFTIAEIMAYEDLGFCKKGEGPKLIREGQTEIGGKIPVNIDGGLKAKGHPIGATGIAMLYELTKQLRGEAVERSRQVPLKNYIALAHNVGGTGHYCYVTILKR comes from the coding sequence ATGAGGAAGGTAGCCATAATAGGTGCTGGATGCTCAAAGTTTGGTGAGAGAAACGACGTAACGGTAGCCGAGCTAGCTTTCGAAGCTTTCAAGCCAGCAGTAGAGGATGCAGGAATAACACCGAAAGACATAGAATTTGTGTCTGTTGGTACTGCAGGAGCCGGAGCATGGTATGAAGAGAATCTTCCTGCCGTCATAATATCTGAGTACTGTGGCTTAAGTGGTGCCGGTCTCATACGCTGTGAAGCTGCATGTGCGAGTGGGAGTGCAGCCTTTGCATCAGCTTACTGGGCTATAGCATCAGGCCAAGTAGACGTAGCAGTGGCTATAGGCGTGGAAAAAATGAGACAAATAGACACGTTGACCATGGTAGAGTTTATTGGCAGATCTGGTTACTACCTTTGGGAGTTCCATAACTTTGGCTTGACGTTTCCAGGTTACTATGCTATGCATGCCACAGCCCACATGGCCAAGTACGGCACAACAGAGGAAGACCTGGCATTAGTTGCGGTTAAGAACCATAAATATGCCTCCATGAACCCGATCGCGCACCTCAGAAATAGGATAACAGTAGAGGAGGCATTGTCATCACCAGTAATAGCATGGCCTCTGAAGCTCTATGATTGTTGTCCAATAACTGATGGGGCTGCCACAGTCATACTTGCATCTGAAGAGGCAGTCAAGAAGTTTAAAGTTGAAGACCCTGTCTGGGTTATAGGCTTAGGATCAGCCTGTGGCACGGCAAATCTTAGCAAGAGGAAAGACTTTGTTGGACTTGAGTCAACTGTCATAGCTGCACAGCAGGCTTACAAGATGGCTGGCATAACTCCAAACATGGTGGATGTAGCGTGCGTCCACGACTGCTTCACAATAGCTGAGATAATGGCCTATGAAGATCTTGGGTTCTGTAAGAAAGGTGAGGGGCCTAAACTGATTCGGGAAGGACAGACAGAGATTGGTGGTAAGATTCCTGTAAACATTGATGGCGGCTTAAAAGCAAAGGGTCATCCAATAGGCGCAACCGGGATTGCAATGCTATATGAATTAACAAAGCAGTTAAGAGGAGAGGCTGTTGAGAGAAGTAGGCAAGTGCCCTTAAAGAACTATATTGCTTTAGCCCATAACGTCGGTGGAACTGGTCATTATTGTTACGTCACGATTTTAAAGAGGTGA
- a CDS encoding Zn-ribbon domain-containing OB-fold protein: MSLSPTMLPTLKAREVKVAPEIPISKTLPFWEGLKQGKVMATKCKKCGKIYFPPAADCGSCLSSDMDWLELSGEAEIEAFTHIVVRPQTFMNERPYTVAIGRLEEGVRVVAWLTGFRKSEIKVGMKAKLKAFVTPDGNPMYVFTRPD, encoded by the coding sequence ATGTCACTATCTCCAACTATGTTGCCAACGTTAAAGGCTAGAGAGGTCAAAGTTGCACCGGAGATCCCTATAAGCAAGACGCTTCCTTTCTGGGAGGGTCTTAAGCAAGGCAAGGTCATGGCCACGAAGTGCAAGAAGTGTGGGAAGATATACTTCCCACCAGCAGCAGACTGTGGAAGTTGCCTATCTTCTGACATGGATTGGCTAGAGCTCAGTGGAGAAGCTGAGATAGAGGCTTTCACGCACATCGTCGTTAGACCACAAACATTCATGAATGAGAGACCATATACCGTAGCCATCGGCAGGCTCGAGGAAGGCGTGCGAGTGGTTGCATGGCTTACTGGCTTCAGGAAGTCTGAGATCAAGGTGGGAATGAAAGCTAAGCTAAAAGCATTTGTTACTCCTGACGGAAATCCTATGTACGTTTTTACAAGGCCTGACTAA
- a CDS encoding long-chain fatty acid--CoA ligase: MSPGERILEKAPEERPWYKVYEKFGIRRHIDYPEISLPELVEKAAQKWPNRASFIFFGRKMSFKEVSVLFNKFATALADLGVKKGDVVALYLPNCPQFVIAYYGALKIGATITAISPLYREREVEYQLNDSGAETIVALDIFYPVVENVWGKTKLKRVIVTNMADYMPRALAFLGKMLKKIPTYKVEPKPNVYFFKDLIAKYPPNPPKVEINPREDIAVLQYTGGTTGLPKAAMLTHMNLIANAYQCYEWMRAAGLKEGEEVGLALLPWFHSYGMTVSLNIGPVAGITGVILPRFDPKEVLETIQKYGVTLFPGVPTLYAMLLAHPDIKKYNLRSVKFCISGAAPLPPEVQRRFMEVTGGVLVEGYGLSEASPVTHANPLDKSMKLVKIGSIGIPFPDTDAKIVDPDTGKELPPGEIGELAVKGPQVMKGYWNRPEETRETLKDGWLLTGDIAKMDEDGYFYIVDRKKDIIKYKGHSVYPRELEDVIYEHPAVKLCAVIGKPDPIAGEIPKAFVVLKEGMTATPEEIMKFVNERVASYKAIREVEIVKELPMTLVGKVLRRVLREEEIKKMKAETS; encoded by the coding sequence ATGTCTCCAGGAGAGAGGATTTTAGAGAAAGCGCCTGAGGAAAGGCCGTGGTACAAGGTATACGAAAAATTCGGCATTAGGAGGCACATAGACTATCCAGAGATATCTCTTCCTGAACTCGTAGAGAAAGCTGCTCAGAAGTGGCCTAACAGAGCATCCTTCATATTTTTCGGTAGAAAAATGTCTTTCAAAGAGGTAAGCGTGCTTTTCAACAAGTTTGCAACGGCATTAGCTGATTTGGGGGTGAAAAAGGGAGACGTCGTTGCTCTGTACTTACCCAACTGTCCTCAGTTCGTGATAGCATATTATGGAGCTCTGAAGATAGGTGCCACAATCACAGCCATAAGCCCACTATATAGAGAGCGCGAGGTCGAGTACCAGCTAAACGACTCGGGTGCTGAGACCATAGTTGCCCTTGACATCTTCTACCCTGTGGTTGAGAATGTTTGGGGAAAAACGAAGCTTAAACGAGTCATTGTAACGAACATGGCGGACTATATGCCGAGAGCTCTAGCCTTCCTCGGCAAAATGCTAAAGAAGATCCCAACATACAAGGTTGAGCCGAAACCGAATGTATACTTCTTTAAGGATCTAATAGCAAAGTATCCACCTAATCCGCCAAAGGTTGAGATAAACCCAAGAGAGGACATAGCGGTTCTTCAGTATACTGGTGGTACTACTGGACTTCCTAAAGCTGCTATGCTGACTCACATGAACCTCATAGCGAATGCTTATCAGTGCTATGAATGGATGAGAGCCGCAGGTCTCAAAGAAGGTGAGGAAGTAGGCTTAGCCTTGCTTCCTTGGTTTCATAGCTATGGCATGACCGTCAGCTTAAACATAGGACCTGTCGCAGGCATCACTGGAGTAATATTACCACGCTTCGATCCGAAGGAAGTTTTAGAAACTATACAAAAGTATGGTGTAACCCTATTCCCAGGCGTACCAACTCTTTATGCCATGCTTTTAGCGCATCCTGACATTAAGAAATACAACTTAAGGTCTGTGAAGTTCTGCATCTCTGGTGCTGCACCACTTCCACCAGAAGTTCAGAGAAGGTTCATGGAGGTTACAGGTGGAGTCTTGGTTGAAGGCTACGGTCTCTCAGAAGCATCCCCTGTAACTCATGCTAATCCACTTGATAAAAGTATGAAGCTTGTTAAAATAGGCTCGATAGGGATACCATTCCCAGACACCGATGCAAAGATAGTCGACCCAGACACCGGTAAAGAGCTTCCACCTGGAGAAATAGGCGAACTGGCAGTAAAAGGGCCACAAGTGATGAAAGGATACTGGAATAGACCCGAGGAGACACGAGAAACACTTAAAGACGGCTGGCTCTTGACAGGCGACATTGCCAAAATGGATGAGGACGGCTACTTCTATATAGTGGACCGCAAGAAGGATATAATCAAGTATAAGGGTCATAGCGTATATCCCAGAGAGCTTGAAGACGTTATCTATGAACACCCAGCAGTAAAACTTTGTGCTGTCATCGGCAAGCCTGACCCAATTGCTGGTGAGATCCCTAAAGCTTTTGTCGTCTTAAAGGAGGGGATGACTGCTACCCCGGAGGAGATCATGAAGTTCGTTAACGAGAGAGTTGCATCTTACAAGGCGATAAGAGAGGTAGAGATAGTTAAAGAGCTTCCAATGACCCTTGTCGGCAAGGTCCTTCGAAGGGTTCTCCGCGAAGAAGAGATAAAGAAGATGAAGGCTGAAACCTCATGA